From a single Brassica oleracea var. oleracea cultivar TO1000 chromosome C5, BOL, whole genome shotgun sequence genomic region:
- the LOC106295076 gene encoding photosynthetic NDH subunit of subcomplex B 4, chloroplastic isoform X1, translating to MASAFKSFTFTNLHIPSSSSYSPKQISGPNHGCWLSMKKNEKREKNLMRGSLCVRKALPHDLPLMAVMVQQIEGMRDIITEKHVWHLSDKAIKNVYLFYIMFTCWGCLYFGSAKDPFYDSEEYRGDGGDGTGYWVYETQEDIEEKARAELWREELIEEIEQKVGGLRELEEAVNK from the exons ATGGCCTCAGCATTCAAAAGTTTCACCTTCACAAACCTTCATATCCCTTCTTCATCAAGTTACTCG CCTAAGCAGATTTCAGGGCCAAATCATGGATGTTGGCTCTCT ATGAAAAAGAATGAGAAGAGGGAAAAAAATCTGATGAGAGGAAGCTTGTGTGTAAGAAAGGCACTGCCACATGATTTGCCACTAATGGCTGTGATGGTTCAACAAATAGAGGGGATGCGTGATATAATTACAGAGAAACACGTGTGGCATCTAAGTGATAAAGCCATCAAGAATGTCT ATTTGTTCTACATCATGTTCACTTGTTGGGGATGTCTGTACTTCGGTTCCGCAAAA GACCCATTCTATGACTCGGAGGAGTACCGTGGAGATGGAGGTGATGGAACTGGATATTGGGTCTATGAAACT CAAGAAGACATAGAAGAGAAGGCAAGAGCAGAGCTATGGCGTGAAGAGCTTATCGAAGAAATTGAACAGAAAGTTGGTGGTTTAAGAGAGCTCGAAGAAGCTGTTAATAAGTAG
- the LOC106295076 gene encoding photosynthetic NDH subunit of subcomplex B 4, chloroplastic isoform X2: MASAFKSFTFTNLHIPSSSSYSISGPNHGCWLSMKKNEKREKNLMRGSLCVRKALPHDLPLMAVMVQQIEGMRDIITEKHVWHLSDKAIKNVYLFYIMFTCWGCLYFGSAKDPFYDSEEYRGDGGDGTGYWVYETQEDIEEKARAELWREELIEEIEQKVGGLRELEEAVNK, translated from the exons ATGGCCTCAGCATTCAAAAGTTTCACCTTCACAAACCTTCATATCCCTTCTTCATCAAGTTACTCG ATTTCAGGGCCAAATCATGGATGTTGGCTCTCT ATGAAAAAGAATGAGAAGAGGGAAAAAAATCTGATGAGAGGAAGCTTGTGTGTAAGAAAGGCACTGCCACATGATTTGCCACTAATGGCTGTGATGGTTCAACAAATAGAGGGGATGCGTGATATAATTACAGAGAAACACGTGTGGCATCTAAGTGATAAAGCCATCAAGAATGTCT ATTTGTTCTACATCATGTTCACTTGTTGGGGATGTCTGTACTTCGGTTCCGCAAAA GACCCATTCTATGACTCGGAGGAGTACCGTGGAGATGGAGGTGATGGAACTGGATATTGGGTCTATGAAACT CAAGAAGACATAGAAGAGAAGGCAAGAGCAGAGCTATGGCGTGAAGAGCTTATCGAAGAAATTGAACAGAAAGTTGGTGGTTTAAGAGAGCTCGAAGAAGCTGTTAATAAGTAG
- the LOC106295075 gene encoding uncharacterized protein LOC106295075, which yields MPATDFQGTFGRSLLSFRRDHQVDSNTPAAGSSSHSMDAELDSFQRQVAEKFTDLNASDDGDGELLSLEWIGKLLDSFLCCQEEFRAIVFNHRSQISTSPMNRLISDYFERSIKALDVCNAIRDGIEQIRQWQKLSDIVISALDSRRPVGEGQLRRAKKALVDLAIGMLDEKETSLAHRNRSFGRVKDSHNHHRSMGHFRSLSWSVSRSWSASKQLQALASNLNTPRQNDVVASNGLAVPVYTMASVLLFVMWVLVAAIPCQDRGLQVNFFVPRQFQWAAPVMSLHDKIVEESKRRDRKNCCGLLKEIGRIEKSSRVMNELIDSIHFPMSEEKEIEVKQRVEELVEVHEALKNGLDPFERKVREVFHRIVRSRTENLDSLC from the coding sequence ATGCCAGCTACGGATTTTCAGGGAACATTCGGGAGGTCGTTGCTAAGTTTCCGGCGAGACCACCAAGTTGACTCTAACACACCCGCCGCCGGAAGTAGTAGCCACAGCATGGATGCTGAGCTAGATTCTTTCCAGAGACAAGTCGCCGAGAAATTCACCGATCTCAACGCCTCCGACGACGGCGACGGCGAGCTTCTCTCTCTAGAATGGATCGGAAAGCTTCTGGATTCGTTTCTATGCTGCCAAGAGGAGTTCCGAGCCATCGTCTTCAACCACCGATCTCAAATCTCCACGTCTCCGATGAACCGTCTGATCTCCGATTACTTCGAACGGAGCATCAAAGCCCTCGACGTCTGCAACGCGATCCGCGACGGTATCGAGCAGATCCGTCAATGGCAGAAGCTCTCCGACATCGTGATCTCGGCTCTAGACAGCCGCCGTCCCGTCGGAGAAGGTCAGCTCCGGCGAGCGAAGAAGGCTCTGGTCGATTTAGCGATCGGGATGCTCGACGAGAAAGAAACGAGTTTGGCTCATCGCAACCGTTCGTTCGGGAGAGTCAAAGACAGCCACAATCACCACCGTTCGATGGGACACTTCAGATCGCTCTCGTGGAGCGTCTCGAGGTCGTGGTCCGCTTCTAAGCAGTTGCAAGCCTTGGCGAGCAACTTAAATACGCCTCGGCAAAACGACGTCGTCGCGAGCAACGGTTTAGCGGTTCCGGTTTACACGATGGCGTCGGTTTTGTTGTTCGTGATGTGGGTTTTGGTGGCTGCGATTCCTTGTCAGGATCGTGGGTTGCAAGTTAATTTCTTCGTGCCGAGGCAGTTCCAGTGGGCGGCTCCGGTTATGTCGCTGCACGATAAGATCGTGGAGGAATCGAAGAGGAGGGACAGGAAGAATTGTTGTGGGTTGCTTAAAGAGATTGGTCGGATTGAGAAGAGTTCGAGAGTGATGAACGAGCTGATCGATTCAATTCATTTTCCGATGAGCGAGGAGAAGGAGATTGAGGTGAAACAGAGAGTGGAGGAGCTTGTGGAGGTTCATGAGGCTTTGAAAAATGGGTTGGATCCGTTTGAGAGGAAAGTGAGAGAAGTTTTCCATCGGATTGTTCGAAGCAGAACCGAGAATCTTGATTCTCTTTGTTAA
- the LOC106344443 gene encoding uncharacterized protein LOC106344443 yields MDLLVHLEGEERQTLEWERRIPIATLQHACLEAECWRKANEKEEAKEDHDDPPTTEIETVPPWIPRIPTCQIDASWINNGSVSGLGWSLKDQMGLEYFGLRACNMSLSALHAEIERLLWAASCMREKMITSVWFETDCSDLVDMTTNPMD; encoded by the coding sequence ATGGATCTGTTAGTACATTTGGAAGGCGAGGAACGACAAACTCTTGAATGGGAAAGACGTATCCCCATTGCCACCCTCCAACATGCGTGTCTTGAGGCGGAATGTTGGAGGAAGGCTAACGAAAAGGAGGAAGCAAAGGAGGATCATGACGATCCCCCTACTACAGAGATTGAGACAGTGCCCCCTTGGATACCTCGAATCCCTACTTGTCAAATTGATGCATCATGGATCAATAATGGCAGTGTCAGTGGCTTAGGATGGAGTCTTAAGGATCAAATGGGCTTAGAATACTTCGGATTACGGGCGTGTAACATGAGCCTCTCAGCTTTGCATGCTGAGATAGAAAGGTTACTTTGGGCAGCCTCATGTATGAGAGAGAAAATGATCACGTCGGTATGGTTTGAGACGGACTGCTCGGACTTAGTGGATATGACTACAAACCCGATGGACTGA
- the LOC106344446 gene encoding RING-H2 finger protein ATL79-like: MKHRLSHEIDNYPEPDDVGIIRVTARIFGQDDNSTFTALSLARDFIENDECTTKEDLNYFLLEAGINEDFIDNAILELIVYVDEVTCPASIEYSPGCALKVRLDLIPDYLDEDDDDSEVQEAAQASFDETISIRFRPASKLVVKSLTRKIYNKKIKKEKKKMISLEECRICLQEFSNGGMVVTLSCGHEFDEECIVKWFETSHVCPLCRLELPCQDEL, translated from the coding sequence ATGAAACACAGATTATCCCACGAAATAGATAACTACCCTGAACCAGACGATGTGGGCATAATCAGAGTCACGGCAAGGATCTTTGGCCAAGATGATAACTCGACGTTCACGGCTCTGTCGCTTGCAAGAGACTTCATAGAGAACGACGAGTGTACAACAAAAGAAGACTTGAACTACTTCTTGCTGGAAGCCGGAATCAACGAAGATTTTATCGATAATGCGATACTGGAGCTAATTGTTTATGTTGATGAGGTAACTTGCCCTGCAAGTATCGAGTACTCTCCTGGATGTGCTTTGAAAGTTCGGTTGGATCTTATTCCTGATTATCTCGATGAAGATGATGATGACTCTGAGGTTCAAGAAGCTGCTCAAGCCTCGTTTGATGAAACTATCAGTATCCGGTTTCGACCAGCTAGCAAGCTCGTTGTCAAGTCGCTAACCAGGAAAATATACAACAAGAAGATTAAAAAGGAAAAGAAGAAGATGATTAGCTTGGAAGAGTGCAGGATTTGTTTGCAAGAGTTTAGCAATGGAGGAATGGTTGTGACTTTATCATGTGGACATGAGTTTGACGAAGAGTGTATCGTAAAGTGGTTTGAGACCAGTCATGTTTGTCCTTTGTGTCGTCTCGAGTTGCCATGTCAAGATGAACTATAA
- the LOC106294190 gene encoding E3 ubiquitin-protein ligase RNF181-like translates to MRHKLSHEIDNYPESDDAGTIRVTAKIFGQDDNSTFTTLSLAKDFIDDENEECKSKEDLNYFLLEAGITEDVINNAILELIVYVDEVTCPASIEYSPGCALNVRLDLVPDYLDDDDDSEIQEAAQVSFDDTSNIRFRPASKLVVKSLPRKVYNKKIKKEKKKNKKMVSLEECRICLQEFSNGGMVVTLSCGHEFDDECIVKWFETSHVCPLCRLELPCQDDEL, encoded by the coding sequence ATGAGACACAAACTATCCCACGAAATCGATAACTACCCTGAATCAGACGATGCGGGCACAATCAGAGTCACGGCAAAGATCTTTGGCCAAGACGATAACTCGACATTCACGACTCTGTCCCTTGCCAAAGACTTCATAGATGATGAGAACGAAGAGTGTAAAAGCAAAGAAGACTTGAACTACTTCTTGTTGGAAGCCGGAATCACCGAAGATGTTATCAATAATGCGATATTGGAGCTAATTGTTTATGTTGATGAGGTAACGTGCCCTGCAAGTATCGAGTACTCTCCTGGCTGTGCTTTGAATGTTCGGTTGGATCTTGTTCCTGATTATCTCGATGATGATGATGACTCTGAGATTCAAGAAGCTGCTCAAGTCTCGTTTGATGATACTAGCAATATCCGGTTTCGACCAGCTAGCAAGCTCGTGGTCAAGTCGCTACCCAGGAAAGTATACAACAAGAAGATTAAAAAGGAAAAGAAGAAGAACAAGAAGATGGTTAGCTTGGAAGAGTGCAGGATTTGTTTGCAAGAGTTTAGCAATGGAGGAATGGTTGTGACTTTATCATGTGGACATGAGTTTGACGATGAGTGTATCGTAAAGTGGTTTGAGACCAGTCATGTTTGTCCATTGTGTCGTCTCGAGTTGCCTTGTCAAGATGATGAGCTATAG
- the LOC106343732 gene encoding NAP1-related protein 2 isoform X3, which translates to MVADKSKKAKIEEENVEQIDGELVLSIETLQEIQDDLEKINEKASDEVLEVEQKYNVIRKPVYDKRNEIIKAIPDFWLTAFLSHPALGELLTEEDQKIFKYLCSLDVEDAKDHFNPNPYFEDENLTKTFTFLEEGTTKITATPIKWKEGKGLPNGVNHEKNGNKRALPEESFFTWFSDAQHKEDLDVEINDEQVADVIKEDLWPNPLTYFNNEADEEDFDEDDDDDDDDEEGKEGDSGEDDDEDDKDGEE; encoded by the exons ATGGTGGCGGACAAGAGCAAGAAGGCGAAAATTGAAGAGGAAAACGTGGAGCAAATCGATGGAGAGCTTGTCCTCTCGATCGAGACGCTTCAGGAGATCCAAGACGACCTCGAGAAG ATAAACGAAAAGGCTAGCGATGAAGTGTTGGAAGTGGAGCAGAAGTACAACGTGATAAGGAAGCCTGTTTATGACAAGCGTAACGAGATCATCAAAGCCATCCCTGACTTCTGGCTCACTGCT TTCTTGAGCCACCCTGCTTTAGGTGAGCTTTTGACTGAAGAAGACCAAAAG ATTTTCAAATATCTTTGCTCTCTGGATGTTGAGGATGCCAAAGAT CACTTCAATCCCAACCCCTACTTTGAGGATGAGAATCTCACCAAGACTTTTACCTTCCTCGAAGAAGGGACAACGAAAATCACAGCCACACCTATCAAATGGAAAGAGGGCAAG GGCTTACCAAATGGAGTGAATCACGAGAAGAACGGAAACAAACGTGCACTACCTGAAGAGAG TTTCTTTACCTGGTTTAGCGATGCGCAACACAAGGAGGACCTTGATGTAGAGATTAATGACGAG CAGGTTGCGGATGTCATCAAGGAAGATTTATGGCCCAACCCTCTCACCTACTTCAACAAT GAGGCTGATGAAGAGGATTTTGATGAAGATGATGATGATGATGATGATGATGAGGAG GGGAAAGAAGGTGATTCTGGTGAAGATGATGACGAAGATGACAAAGATGGTGAGGAATGA
- the LOC106343732 gene encoding NAP1-related protein 2 isoform X2 encodes MVADKSKKAKIEEENVEQIDGELVLSIETLQEIQDDLEKINEKASDEVLEVEQKYNVIRKPVYDKRNEIIKAIPDFWLTAFLSHPALGELLTEEDQKIFKYLCSLDVEDAKDVKSGYSIAFHFNPNPYFEDENLTKTFTFLEEGTTKITATPIKWKEGKGLPNGVNHEKNGNKRALPEESFFTWFSDAQHKEDLDVEINDEVADVIKEDLWPNPLTYFNNEADEEDFDEDDDDDDDDEEGKEGDSGEDDDEDDKDGEE; translated from the exons ATGGTGGCGGACAAGAGCAAGAAGGCGAAAATTGAAGAGGAAAACGTGGAGCAAATCGATGGAGAGCTTGTCCTCTCGATCGAGACGCTTCAGGAGATCCAAGACGACCTCGAGAAG ATAAACGAAAAGGCTAGCGATGAAGTGTTGGAAGTGGAGCAGAAGTACAACGTGATAAGGAAGCCTGTTTATGACAAGCGTAACGAGATCATCAAAGCCATCCCTGACTTCTGGCTCACTGCT TTCTTGAGCCACCCTGCTTTAGGTGAGCTTTTGACTGAAGAAGACCAAAAG ATTTTCAAATATCTTTGCTCTCTGGATGTTGAGGATGCCAAAGATGTGAAATCTGGATACTCCATCGCCTTT CACTTCAATCCCAACCCCTACTTTGAGGATGAGAATCTCACCAAGACTTTTACCTTCCTCGAAGAAGGGACAACGAAAATCACAGCCACACCTATCAAATGGAAAGAGGGCAAG GGCTTACCAAATGGAGTGAATCACGAGAAGAACGGAAACAAACGTGCACTACCTGAAGAGAG TTTCTTTACCTGGTTTAGCGATGCGCAACACAAGGAGGACCTTGATGTAGAGATTAATGACGAG GTTGCGGATGTCATCAAGGAAGATTTATGGCCCAACCCTCTCACCTACTTCAACAAT GAGGCTGATGAAGAGGATTTTGATGAAGATGATGATGATGATGATGATGATGAGGAG GGGAAAGAAGGTGATTCTGGTGAAGATGATGACGAAGATGACAAAGATGGTGAGGAATGA
- the LOC106343732 gene encoding NAP1-related protein 2 isoform X1: protein MVADKSKKAKIEEENVEQIDGELVLSIETLQEIQDDLEKINEKASDEVLEVEQKYNVIRKPVYDKRNEIIKAIPDFWLTAFLSHPALGELLTEEDQKIFKYLCSLDVEDAKDVKSGYSIAFHFNPNPYFEDENLTKTFTFLEEGTTKITATPIKWKEGKGLPNGVNHEKNGNKRALPEESFFTWFSDAQHKEDLDVEINDEQVADVIKEDLWPNPLTYFNNEADEEDFDEDDDDDDDDEEGKEGDSGEDDDEDDKDGEE from the exons ATGGTGGCGGACAAGAGCAAGAAGGCGAAAATTGAAGAGGAAAACGTGGAGCAAATCGATGGAGAGCTTGTCCTCTCGATCGAGACGCTTCAGGAGATCCAAGACGACCTCGAGAAG ATAAACGAAAAGGCTAGCGATGAAGTGTTGGAAGTGGAGCAGAAGTACAACGTGATAAGGAAGCCTGTTTATGACAAGCGTAACGAGATCATCAAAGCCATCCCTGACTTCTGGCTCACTGCT TTCTTGAGCCACCCTGCTTTAGGTGAGCTTTTGACTGAAGAAGACCAAAAG ATTTTCAAATATCTTTGCTCTCTGGATGTTGAGGATGCCAAAGATGTGAAATCTGGATACTCCATCGCCTTT CACTTCAATCCCAACCCCTACTTTGAGGATGAGAATCTCACCAAGACTTTTACCTTCCTCGAAGAAGGGACAACGAAAATCACAGCCACACCTATCAAATGGAAAGAGGGCAAG GGCTTACCAAATGGAGTGAATCACGAGAAGAACGGAAACAAACGTGCACTACCTGAAGAGAG TTTCTTTACCTGGTTTAGCGATGCGCAACACAAGGAGGACCTTGATGTAGAGATTAATGACGAG CAGGTTGCGGATGTCATCAAGGAAGATTTATGGCCCAACCCTCTCACCTACTTCAACAAT GAGGCTGATGAAGAGGATTTTGATGAAGATGATGATGATGATGATGATGATGAGGAG GGGAAAGAAGGTGATTCTGGTGAAGATGATGACGAAGATGACAAAGATGGTGAGGAATGA